In Candidatus Zixiibacteriota bacterium, the genomic stretch GCCGTCCCGAAGCGATTGACGCCGAGGCGCCGCCCCTTGAGCTGCGCTGGCGACGTGATGCTCTTGACCGTGATGATCTGGAACGCGAACGTGTTGACGATCCCCGCGGTCATCACGAGGTCCGTCCCCGCGAGACGGCTCGCCACCACCGCCGGTCCCGCCATCGCCGCCGCCTGGACTTCTCCCGCCAGCATCGCCGCGGCCGCCGTCGGCCCGCCCGGGATGAAGACCAGGTTGACGTCGAGACCGTTCTTCCGGAACAGCCCGGCCTCCTTCGTGATCCAGATCGGGGCGAACGCGCCCGCCTGCGCGCTGTAGCCGACGTTCACCTTCTCCAGCTTCTCCTGGGCCGGGGCGGCCGCGACCCACGTCAGGACCGCGGCGAGCACCGCTCCGGACCCATACCGCCGAATCGAAAGGTTTCTCTTCGTTCTCATTTCACCACAGACTTCAGGAACCCCGTTTTCTCCAGCTCCTCCATGAAGCTCGTATCCATGAACTCCTCCGCCTTGCGCCCCCTGGCCTTGGGGTTGTTCTCCGCAATCAGGCTGAGGGAGTTCTCCACCCCTTTGGCGCTGACCGTGGGGATCTTTTTGATGTAGCGCGACGTGAAGAGGTCGTAGGTGCTCGCGAGCAGCTCGCGATCGCTGATGCCGCCGTACTTTCTGAGTGCCCGGATGCCCAGCTCGCGGTCGCGCAGGAGGCGCTGCGTCCCTTCGACGTAAGCCTTCAGGAACCGGATCACGTCGGCGCGGTTGCTCTTGCCGTAGCGGCGGCTGATCACGACCGTCGTGGCCGGGATGTCGAAACCCGATTCGGCGAAATCGTACAGGGTCTTGATGTTCATCTTCTCGGCGTGGACCGACGTCGGAAACGAGATCACGCCGCCGTCCACCGATCGCTGGGAGATCGCCGTCGCGATGTCGGGCATCCTGCCGATCTGGATCAGCTTGACGTCCTTCTGCGGCTCGAGTCCCCAGCTCTTCAGCACCGGGCGAATCAGCAGGTCCGTGAGCGAGCCGAAGCGCGTCACGGCGAGCGTTCGTCCTTTGAGGTCCGCCGGCCTGGTGATCGACGGATGGACCATCACCTTCATCAGCTGGCCGTCGATCGAGCTGGCGATCTGAATCAGGTCGGCGCCCTCCACGGAGGCCTGCAGATAGACGACCGACGAGATGGTCGAGACGTCGAGCTGCCCGGCAACGTGAACCTGGACGAGCTGCACGCCCTGCACGTAGATCATCTCCGGATCGAAGCCGTATTTCTCGAACAGTCCCGCCTCCCGGGTCGCGAACAGCGGATAAAAGCTCGCGCTGGGCGACGGGTAGCCGACTCGGAGCCGCGTCCGCCCGCCGCTCGCGGCTCCCGCGCGGTCGAGCGGCAGGAAAAGCAGAAAGGCGATAGCCAGTATCACGCTCGTCCTTCTCATTGGGCCACCTCCGCTACGGCCAGACCGACCGGATGAAGCCGCTCGCCTCGAGCTCGGCGATGAAGCTCGCGTCTATGAACTCGGCAGCTCTCCTCCCCCTCGCTTTCGGGCTCCGGTCGGCGATCATGGCCAGAGTGTTCTCGACGCTCCTGACAGAAAGAACCGGCACCTTCTTGATGTACTTGGACGCGAACAGATCGTAGGTTTTTTCCAGGATCTCGCGATCCGCGGCGCCGGTGTACTTGCGCAGCGCACGGACCGCCAGCTCCCTGTCGGTCATGAAAAGCCGCGTTCCCTCGATGTAGGCCTTCAGGAAGCGCAGCACCATCTCCCGCCGCGCCTTCGCGTAGCTTCGGCTCACGGCCACGGCGACGTTCGCGAACTCCACGTCGACGTCGGCCATGTCCAGGAGGCGCTTCATGCCGATCTTTTCCGCCTGGAACGACGTCGGGTCCGAGATCACCCCCGCGTCGATCTTCCCCGCCGACAGCGCCACCACCATGTCGCTCATCCTGCCGACCTGGACGAGGGTGACGTCGCTGTCCGGATTCATGCCCCAGCGCCTGAGCACCAGCCGGATCGCCACGTCGGGAAGCGAGCCGAACGTCGTGATCCCGATGGTCTTTCCCTTGAGGCCGGCGGGCGCGCCGATGCCCGGCCGGGCGATCAGCTTGTAGATGAACTTGTCGATCGAGCCGGCGACGAGCACGAGATCCGCGCCCTCGACGGCAGCCCGCAACGGCAGCGGCGCCCCCGTAACGGTGAAATCGACCTGCCCGGACACGTGTACCTGGGTGATCTGTACCCCTTGCAGGTACAAGAGCTCGGGCGCCAGCCCGTATTTCTCGAAGGCTCCTCCCTCCTTCGCGACGAAGAGCGGCGAGAAGCTCGCGCTGGGCGAGGGGTAGCCGACTCGGACGCGCAGCGGCTCCGCACCCTCGAGACCCCCGTCCGGAGCGAAAAGCGCCAGAGACAACCACGCCGCAAGCAATTTCACCGTTTGCCGCACCCTGTTTCCCTCCCCTCAGAGCCCGAACAGCGCCGCCGCGTTGGCGAAAAGAATCTTCTCCCGCGCCGAGTCCTTCAGCTCGATCCTGTCCAGGCTCGCCAGCGCCTTTTCCAGATCGACATAGGGAAAATCCGTGCCGAACAGAACCTTGTCCTGGAGGCGCCCGCGCATGGCCTTCTGGAAAATTTCGGGGAGCTGCTCGGCGAGATAGCCCGAAGTGTCGGCGTAAACGTTTCGCTTGTGCGTGAGCACGCCGATCAGCTCCTGCTCCCAGGGCCAGCCGGGATGCGCCGCCACGATCTTCATCTTCGGAAAATCCCGCGCCAGGGTGTCGAGATGGATCGGCCGGCCGTAGTCCAGGGCGATCCCGCTCCCGCCGTCCGTGTTCGCTCCGAGGACCGTGAAGCCGACGTGAAACATGGCCGGCTTGCCGGCCGCCTGGATCGCCTCCCAGACACCGTAGAATCTGCGGTCGGAGGGATAGAAGCCCTGGTCCGGCGGATGAAACTTGAAACCTTTCACGAGCGGATGGCGCGCAAGCGCCTCGGCACGCCGCGCGACCGCTTCGAGATCCCGCGCGCCCATGTCCAGCCCGGCCAGAACTCCGGCGAACGGTCCAGCATGGCGCGTGGCGAGGTCGATCACGTGATCGTTGTCGTTGCGCGGCTCCTGCGCGACGGTGGAAGGATGCCAGCCGATCAGCAGCGCCCTGACCTCGTGGCGAGCGAACAGCGCCGCGAATTCCTCCTCGCCCGCCGGCACCTCGGAGAGGTTGCGCCTGAAGTAGCGGCAGGCGTGGGCATCCACGCCGCGGGTGCTCGGGTGGACGTGAACATCAATGGCCCTCATGAAGCCTCCCGCGAGCCCGGTTCCGGGTTTTCAGGCCGAACCATCGAGCTTTCGAACGACTGGACCACCGCAAAGGTATTCGGGCAGCCATGATGCGATGACCATACCCGGAGGAGCTCTGTCGATAGTACATCAAAATGCCCGCGGGACGAAACGGAGGAGCCTCGCCGACCCGTCGGTGCAAGAAGCAAGCCCTCCTCCGCACGGTCCCTGACGAGGCGCGAAGCCCTTCCGTCATCCGCCCGCCTTCAGGGCCGCATCTCGCAGACCACGTCGACGAGCGCGGGTTTACCGTCTTTGACCACCTTCAACGCGTCGCCGAGGGCGTGCGGCAGCTCACGCGGCTCGGTGATCGGCCCGCGGCTCCAGATACCGAAGGAGCGCGCCGTCGTCGCGAAATCCACGGCCGGCTCTTCGATGCGGATCCCGAGGACCTTGTTCTCCACCGGACGGCGCCGAAGCTGCGCCATCCGTTCCTGGTGCTCCTCGTCGTTGTAGTAAGAGCGGTTGCTGAACACGACGATCAGCAGCGGCAGGCTGTAGTGCGAGGCGGTCCAGAGCCCGCCGAGGGTGAACAGAAGATCGCCGTCCGGCTGGAAGTCGACGCAGATCTTGCCGCTGTTGCGGTGCGCGAGCGTCGCTCCCAGCGAAGCGGGGAGCCCGTAGCCCAGCCCGCCGCCCTTGAATTTCCCGAGAATCTGATTGAACCTGTCCGCGTCGATGTAAAAATTCTCGGCGCCGTAGCGGGTGCTGTTGGTGTAGACCCAATCCTCGCCCTTCAGGGCGTCGTTCAGCTCGGTAAACACCCGGCTGAGCGCGATCGGCTTGTCGTTCCAGCGGGCGCGCGTCCGCTCCTCGCGTGCGATTCTCTGTTCCTCGCTGATCCTGGACCACTCGGCGCGCCGGCTCTCGATCTCGGGCCCGATCTTGGCGAGCGTCTCCCTGGCCGTCCGCAAGCGGCGCACGATTTCCGGCAGGAACACGGCGGTATCGGCCATGATCGAGAGATCCGCCTGCCGGAGCCGGTTGAACTCCTGCGACCAGGCGCGAACGAGCAGGTCATCGAGCCCCACGTTGACGACTTTTGCCTCCGCCGGCAGCAGGTTCACGGTGGCGCGTTTGCCGTGATCCTGCACCCGCCGCGCCACCGCGCCCTCCAGGTCGGGAACATCGAGCGCGAGCACGAGATCGGTTCGAGGCAGAACCCTGCGCTCCGCGCCGGTCAAGTTCAGCGGATGGCGCGTGGGAAAGTTGAAGCGCCCGTTCTGGTCCAGAACGGGAATCGCGAGGAGCTCGGCCAGATCCCGAAGCGCCCGAAATCCCGCTTCGCTCCGGCCCACCCAATCGGCGATGATCACCGGGGCCTTCGCCTCGAGCAGCCAGCGGACCGTTTTCTCGAGGCCTTCTTCCGGCGCCTGCAACGGGAGCGGCGCGGGATAGCGCTCGAGAGACGGAATCGGAACCTCGCCGTCGAGCTTTTTCTCCTGGATGTCGGCGTCGTAGCACAGGTAGACCGGACCCATGGGATCGGTGGTGGCGAGCCGGTAGGCACGGATGAAGGACTCCGGGATCGCTTCGACGCTCGCCGGCTGATCGTCCCATTTCACGAAGTCGCGGACGAGGTTTCCCTGCACGCACGCCGTGTGGACCCAGTCGATGCGCGGCCGGCGGTGCGCCGTGTCGGTGGGGCCGGTGCCTCCGAGTACGAGCACCGGAAGGCGATCGCACCAGGCGTTGTAAATCGCCATGCAGGAGTGCTGCAGCCCGACGACGTTGTGAACCGCCGCGGCCATCGGCTTACCCTTGGCCCGGGCATAGCCGTGGGCGACCCCGACGGCGATCTCCTCGTGCGGGCAGAGGATCATCTCGGGCATGCGGTTGCCGCCGTAATTGGCGAGCGAGTCGTGGAGGCCGCGAAAAGACGATCCGGGATTGAGCGCGACGTATTCGATCCCGAAGGCTTTGAGCATCTCGACGATGACGTCCGATCCCCACTCCGGCCTGGGCTTTTCGACGATGTGCGCCGGCTGACTCATTCTTGTCCCCCTCTATTTGATCTGGAACAGCTCGCGGTATTCCGCGGCGTACTGTTTGAGATTCTCTTCCACCTCGTCGGGCACCGGCCGGACCTTGAGCCTGCTCTGGTCCGCTTTCGCCCCGGGCGTCTGCATGTCCTTGCGCGAAGGGATGCGCTGGCTCGCCAGAATGACCCGTTGACCGTCCCGCGAGAGGACGAAATCGATGAACAGCTTCGCGGCGCTCGGGTTTTTCGCCCTCGCGCTGAGCGCGATGCCGCCGATCTCCACCACGATCGGATCGAAGGTCGCGACCCACTCGATCGGGGCTCCTTCCTTCTTCATCGTCTCGACGCGAAACGAGTAGACCCAACCGAGCGGAAACTCCCCGGCGACCACGTGCTGCGCGATCAGCGCGTGGCCCGTACGGAACTGTGGCTCCTGGCGCGCGAGCTGCTTCATGTAGGCCACGGCGCGGTCGCGGCCCCACGCGTGAACCAGGGTCCCGAACCAGGTGTAATCGCGGCTGTCCATGCCGATCTTGCCTTTCCATTTCGGATTCAGCAGATCGGGGTAGTCCCGCGGCGCCTCCTTTTCCGGCACCAGACGCGTGTTGTAGGCGAGGACCACATGGTTGTGATAGAGACCGTGCCAGCGGCCCGCCGGGTCCTTCAGAAAATCGAAGAAAGCCTCACGTTCGGGTGAGAAGTACGGCGTGAACAGGTTTCGCCGCACCAGCGCGTCCATTCCGAGAACCGTGACCGCGTCGAATTCCCACCGCCCGGCGAGCGTCTCGGTAACCACGCGATTGATCATCTGTGCGGTTCCCGCCCGGATGTAACGGACCTTGACGAACGGATACCTTCTCTCGAAGGCGTCGACCAGGGGTTTGGCGGTATCGACCGACATAGCGGTGTACCACACCAGCCCGCCTTCCTTTTTCGCTCCCTCGACCAGCCTCGCCTCGTGCGCGCTCTGACCCAGCGCGCGGGCGCCCGGCGCCAGAAAAACCGCCAGCAGAACGACCTGGAAAGACCATTGGAGGAGATGCAGGCGTAACCTCATGTCTCTTTCCTTTCTGCCCCGGGATTCGGGAACCCGGCCGGAACCGCGGCCTCTTCGGAGAGGCAGCCCTTTTTTCCCCTCTATGGAGCCTCTTGACGTTTGTCAAGATTTAATATTTTGATGTCCTAGATTTAATTAATACAAAACTCGAGCCGCCGCGGGAGGTCTCGGCCATGAGCCGCCGCCGCACGCCCATCGCCTTCGCCGCCAACGGATTGCCCCTCCCGCTTCAATGGCGACCGGGGAGCCCGCGATGAATCTCGATCGCCTGAAAACCTTCTGCCTCGTCGCCCAGAACGCGAGCCTGCTCCAGGCCGCTCAGAAGCTCAAGCTCAGCCCCGCCACCGTGTCGCTGCGCCTCAAGCAGCTCGAAAGGGAGATCGGCGTGCCGCTCTTCGAGCACAAGCCGAATCGACTCGTGCTCTCGGCCAAGGGCAAGGTCCTGCTCGCCCAGGCCCAACGCATCCTGCAGCAGATCGACGACAGCGTGGCGCTGTTGCGCGACGACGACGAAGCCTGCAAGGGCAGCCTTTCCGTCCTGGTCGGAGTCGACCTGGCGCACTACCTCGCGCCGCGAGTCGCGTCGTTCGTTGAACAGAACCCCGCGGTCAACCTGAGCGTCCTGGTGAGCCCTTCCCCCGAGTCGCTTCGCCTGATCCTCGACGGCCAGGCCGACATCGCCATTGGCAGGTTCCTCAAGCTCCCGCGCTGGATAGCCGCCTTGCGCCTGTTCACGTCCACGGTCGCGGCGATTTTCCCCGCCGGCCATCCGTTCGCCGGCCGGACCCGCTTGTCGCTTCGCGACCTCGCCGCCCAGGGCCTGATTGTGCCCTCGCAGTACTCGGTGACGCGGCGCGTGGTCCATCGTGCCTTCGCGGCTCAAGGGCTCGAGATGCGCACCGTGCTGGAAGCCGGTGGTTGTTCCCTGATCCGGGAATACGCGCAACTGGGCCTCGGCGTCGGGCTGGTGCATGAGATCTGCGTTCGGGGAAAGATCGACGGGGATCTCGTCGTTCGCGATCTGGAAAGGATGTTCGGCCGGATCGACGTGCTGTTGATCTACCGGAAGGACCGCGTCCTCACCCCCGCTCACCGCCGTTTCATCGAGGCGCTGTCGGATCGCCCCTCGTCGGCCTGACCCGGGCCGGCTCAGCTCTCGGCGTGCAGCCCGCGGTAGACTCTTTCGGCGGTGATCGGCAGCTCGAAGATACGAACGCCGACCGCGTCGGCGACTGCGTTCGCGATCGCCGCGGCGGTCGGAACGTTCGGATTCTCGGCGATCGCCTTGCCGCCGAACGGCGTCGGTCCGGTCGGCGTCTCGATCAGCACTGTCCTCAGCGGGGGCGTGTCGCGGATCGTCGGCAGCTTGCATTCGCCGAGGTTCGCGGTCGCGATCCTGCCGTCGCCGAGCGGATTTTCCTCCACGAGGGCGAACCCGAGCCCGGTCACGACCCCGCCGTCGATCTGCCCCTGCAGCGTCAGCCGGTTGAGCACCACCCCGGTGTCGTGGGCCGTGGTCAGCCCCAGGACCCGGACATGCCCGGTCTCGGGGTCCACCTCCACCTCGGCCACCTGAGCCGTGAAACCGGTCACCTTGGGCAGATCCTTCGGCTCGTACATCGTCAGGTGCGAAACCGGGCCGCCGTTCTCCTCGACGGCGCGCGCGATCGCCGCCTCGACGCCGACCGCCCTCCCCCCCGGGCCGACGAACTTCGCGCCGCGCTGCGTCACCTGCTCTGAAGCACAGCCCAGGAGGCGCGCCGCGATTGCAGCCAGGCGCTCCCGCACCTCGCGCGCCGCCTGGTAAACGGCATGGCCGGAGGTGTTGGTCTGCTTGCTTCCGCCGGTGCCGGGGTCGAACGGCAGGCTGTCGGTATCCTCGAAGGTCACTCGTACCCGCCCCGGCGCGAGCCCCAGCGTCTCGCACACCATCTGCTGGATGATCGTATAGAACCCCGGACCGACGTCGGGCACCCCGGTGAGGATCGTGACGCCCCCGTCCGCCTCGAGCGTGATCGCCGCGCTCGCCTTGCCCTCCGGCGCGCCGCGCTCGTAGAGCGCGACCCCCCAGCCCCGGTTTTTGCCCCGCTTCCGCCTGGTCCAGCCCGAAGCGCGCACGGCGCGCTCGAGCGTCTCGCCGGCGAGAATATGCTGCCATCTCTCGCCCATCGGCGAGCTGTCTCCGTCCCGCAGCAGATTGCGCCGACGCAGCTCGACCGGATCGATCCCCAGCTCGCGGGCGATGATGTCCATCTGCGACTCGAAGGCGAAGACGATCTGCGGGCTTCCGGGCGTGCGCGTCTGGGTGCACGGCACGTGGTTGGTGTAGGCGCAGTAGGTTTGCACCCGGATCGCCGGCACGCGGTACATGCTCGCCAGCCGCCGCCCGCCGAGGACCGTGACCTGCGGATTGGCCTTCTGCGCGGCATAGGCGCCCCCGCTGAAATACACGCGCGCATCGATCGCCGCGAGGCTGCCGTCCGACTCGACCCCCGTCCGTAGCTCGATCACGGCGGGATGCCGATGGCCTCCGGCCAGGATCTCTTCGCTATACTCCAGCACCAGCTTGACGGGGCGGCCGGCGGCTTTCGCGAGGTGGTAACAGATCGGCACGTCGATGAGCGAAGCCTTGGCCCCGAAATCGCCTCCGACGTGCATGACGTGGACCTTGATCTTTTCCTTCGGAATGCCGAAATCCGCGGCCATCTGGTCACGCAGACCCCACGGTCCCTTGTTGGACGCCCAGACCTCGACCCGTCCATCGGCGTGAACTTGCACCACGCAGGCGTGCGGCTCGATATAGCCGTGAAACGACAGGGGCGTGCGGAAGGTGTGGGTGAAGACCCTGGCCGCCTTACGGAAGGCGGCCTCCAGGTCGCCGTTTTTCCACTGGACGTAGGATTGCAGGTTGTGCGTCGGCACCCCCTCGGGAACCGGAGGAGCGTTCTTGTACCTTGCGCGGTCCTCGTGGATGAGCGGAGCATCGGGCGAGAGCGCCGCGAGCGGATCGCAAACCCAGGGAAGCTCCTCGTAAATCACGTCGATCAGCTCGAGCGCCTGCTCGGCGATCTCCTCGCTCTCCGCTGCTACAGCCGCCACCGGATCGCCGACGAAGCGCGTGCGGTCGCCCGCGAGAACGGGCTGGTCCTTCACGCGCGTCCCGACATAGATTCCGGCGACGTCCGCGCCGGTGAGAACCGCGCGCACGCCCGGCAGCCTTCTGGCGCGGGAGACGTCGATCGACGCGATACGCGCGTGCGGAAACGGACTGCGCAGCACCTTGGCCCACAGCAACCCGTCGAGACGGAGATCCGCCGCATATTGCGTCTTGCCGGTGACTTTCCCTTCGCCCTCTATGCGCGGGAGCGGTTTACCGATCGTGCTGAACGGCAAGTTTCACCTCCGAATCAGATTCCGAGGTCCAGGGGTCCGACGTCCGGGGTCCGCGGTTTTCGGCTTCGACGCCGCCATCAGGGCAAGGGACCCGAGACGCGCGATTCCGGGCTCGGCAGGACGCCGGCCTATTTTCCGTCGAGACCGTAGAGGCGAGCGCAGTTGTCCCACAGGATCCTTCTGCGGCTTTCCGCCGTCACGCCGTCGATTTCGAGGAACTCCTCGACGGCGTGAGGGAAGTCCGAGTCGCCGTGCGGATAGTCGGTCGAGAACACGATGCGGTCGTCCCCCAGCAGCTCGATGATCATCGGCAGCTCACGCTCGTGCTCGGTCGAAATCCAGCATTGTCGTTTGAAGTACTCGCTCGGCTTCAAGGCGCCTGCGGTCGGGAATCGCCCCTTGGCCATGGCGTTGTCCAGGCGATGGAGCAGGAACGAGAGCCATCCGCAGTAGCACTCCAGAAAGGCAACCTTGAGCTTGGGATGGCGTTCCAGCACGCCGCCGCCCACCACGTCGACGAGCGCGAGCATGTTCTCCATCGGATGAGCGCAGACGTGGCGAAGCAGGAGGTTGTCGCCGAAACGGTCGCCCGCCTGCGGCAGCTCGCCCAGGGCGGCGGCCGAGTGAAACCCGATCGGCACGCCCAGCTCCTCCAGACATGACCAGAGGGTATCGTAGTAGCGAGAGTGCCACGGCAGGTCGCGCAACGGCTCCGGCCGGGCGAACACCCCCACGAACCCCAGGTCGCGCACCGCGCGCGTCGCTTCCTTCACGGCCTCGGTGACGTCGTGCAGCGAGATCATCGCCACCCCCTTGAGCCGCTTCGGATCGGCCTGGCAAAAATCGTGCAGCCAGTTGTTGTAGGCCCGGGCGATGGCCGCCGCGAGCCCGGGGTCGATCTCGTTGCGCATCAGGACTCCGAGGCCGATCGACGGATAGAGCGCCGCCACGTCCAGCCCCTCGCGGTCCATCGCCTCGAGCTGCGAGACGGCGTCGAATCCCCGGGCGCGCGCCCCGCCGATCTCCCGGTCGATCCTGGAAGCGTCGAAAATCCCGCCGCGATACGTGGGCGAGTAGCCCCGCAGGATCTTGCCGTCGATCATCACCATCGCCGAGCTCCGCGCCGTCGAGCTCAGGATCCTGGGCGCTCGATCGCGCCACTGCGGCTCCATGTACTTCTCCCAGAGGTCCGCCGGCTCGCGCAGATGCATGT encodes the following:
- a CDS encoding xanthine dehydrogenase family protein molybdopterin-binding subunit, whose amino-acid sequence is MPFSTIGKPLPRIEGEGKVTGKTQYAADLRLDGLLWAKVLRSPFPHARIASIDVSRARRLPGVRAVLTGADVAGIYVGTRVKDQPVLAGDRTRFVGDPVAAVAAESEEIAEQALELIDVIYEELPWVCDPLAALSPDAPLIHEDRARYKNAPPVPEGVPTHNLQSYVQWKNGDLEAAFRKAARVFTHTFRTPLSFHGYIEPHACVVQVHADGRVEVWASNKGPWGLRDQMAADFGIPKEKIKVHVMHVGGDFGAKASLIDVPICYHLAKAAGRPVKLVLEYSEEILAGGHRHPAVIELRTGVESDGSLAAIDARVYFSGGAYAAQKANPQVTVLGGRRLASMYRVPAIRVQTYCAYTNHVPCTQTRTPGSPQIVFAFESQMDIIARELGIDPVELRRRNLLRDGDSSPMGERWQHILAGETLERAVRASGWTRRKRGKNRGWGVALYERGAPEGKASAAITLEADGGVTILTGVPDVGPGFYTIIQQMVCETLGLAPGRVRVTFEDTDSLPFDPGTGGSKQTNTSGHAVYQAAREVRERLAAIAARLLGCASEQVTQRGAKFVGPGGRAVGVEAAIARAVEENGGPVSHLTMYEPKDLPKVTGFTAQVAEVEVDPETGHVRVLGLTTAHDTGVVLNRLTLQGQIDGGVVTGLGFALVEENPLGDGRIATANLGECKLPTIRDTPPLRTVLIETPTGPTPFGGKAIAENPNVPTAAAIANAVADAVGVRIFELPITAERVYRGLHAES
- a CDS encoding LysR substrate-binding domain-containing protein, translating into MNLDRLKTFCLVAQNASLLQAAQKLKLSPATVSLRLKQLEREIGVPLFEHKPNRLVLSAKGKVLLAQAQRILQQIDDSVALLRDDDEACKGSLSVLVGVDLAHYLAPRVASFVEQNPAVNLSVLVSPSPESLRLILDGQADIAIGRFLKLPRWIAALRLFTSTVAAIFPAGHPFAGRTRLSLRDLAAQGLIVPSQYSVTRRVVHRAFAAQGLEMRTVLEAGGCSLIREYAQLGLGVGLVHEICVRGKIDGDLVVRDLERMFGRIDVLLIYRKDRVLTPAHRRFIEALSDRPSSA
- a CDS encoding extracellular solute-binding protein, with the translated sequence MRLRLHLLQWSFQVVLLAVFLAPGARALGQSAHEARLVEGAKKEGGLVWYTAMSVDTAKPLVDAFERRYPFVKVRYIRAGTAQMINRVVTETLAGRWEFDAVTVLGMDALVRRNLFTPYFSPEREAFFDFLKDPAGRWHGLYHNHVVLAYNTRLVPEKEAPRDYPDLLNPKWKGKIGMDSRDYTWFGTLVHAWGRDRAVAYMKQLARQEPQFRTGHALIAQHVVAGEFPLGWVYSFRVETMKKEGAPIEWVATFDPIVVEIGGIALSARAKNPSAAKLFIDFVLSRDGQRVILASQRIPSRKDMQTPGAKADQSRLKVRPVPDEVEENLKQYAAEYRELFQIK
- a CDS encoding ABC transporter substrate-binding protein, yielding MRRTSVILAIAFLLFLPLDRAGAASGGRTRLRVGYPSPSASFYPLFATREAGLFEKYGFDPEMIYVQGVQLVQVHVAGQLDVSTISSVVYLQASVEGADLIQIASSIDGQLMKVMVHPSITRPADLKGRTLAVTRFGSLTDLLIRPVLKSWGLEPQKDVKLIQIGRMPDIATAISQRSVDGGVISFPTSVHAEKMNIKTLYDFAESGFDIPATTVVISRRYGKSNRADVIRFLKAYVEGTQRLLRDRELGIRALRKYGGISDRELLASTYDLFTSRYIKKIPTVSAKGVENSLSLIAENNPKARGRKAEEFMDTSFMEELEKTGFLKSVVK
- a CDS encoding thiamine pyrophosphate-binding protein, encoding MSQPAHIVEKPRPEWGSDVIVEMLKAFGIEYVALNPGSSFRGLHDSLANYGGNRMPEMILCPHEEIAVGVAHGYARAKGKPMAAAVHNVVGLQHSCMAIYNAWCDRLPVLVLGGTGPTDTAHRRPRIDWVHTACVQGNLVRDFVKWDDQPASVEAIPESFIRAYRLATTDPMGPVYLCYDADIQEKKLDGEVPIPSLERYPAPLPLQAPEEGLEKTVRWLLEAKAPVIIADWVGRSEAGFRALRDLAELLAIPVLDQNGRFNFPTRHPLNLTGAERRVLPRTDLVLALDVPDLEGAVARRVQDHGKRATVNLLPAEAKVVNVGLDDLLVRAWSQEFNRLRQADLSIMADTAVFLPEIVRRLRTARETLAKIGPEIESRRAEWSRISEEQRIAREERTRARWNDKPIALSRVFTELNDALKGEDWVYTNSTRYGAENFYIDADRFNQILGKFKGGGLGYGLPASLGATLAHRNSGKICVDFQPDGDLLFTLGGLWTASHYSLPLLIVVFSNRSYYNDEEHQERMAQLRRRPVENKVLGIRIEEPAVDFATTARSFGIWSRGPITEPRELPHALGDALKVVKDGKPALVDVVCEMRP
- a CDS encoding amidohydrolase family protein — translated: MRAIDVHVHPSTRGVDAHACRYFRRNLSEVPAGEEEFAALFARHEVRALLIGWHPSTVAQEPRNDNDHVIDLATRHAGPFAGVLAGLDMGARDLEAVARRAEALARHPLVKGFKFHPPDQGFYPSDRRFYGVWEAIQAAGKPAMFHVGFTVLGANTDGGSGIALDYGRPIHLDTLARDFPKMKIVAAHPGWPWEQELIGVLTHKRNVYADTSGYLAEQLPEIFQKAMRGRLQDKVLFGTDFPYVDLEKALASLDRIELKDSAREKILFANAAALFGL
- a CDS encoding amidohydrolase family protein → MKSGFRIMDSDMHLREPADLWEKYMEPQWRDRAPRILSSTARSSAMVMIDGKILRGYSPTYRGGIFDASRIDREIGGARARGFDAVSQLEAMDREGLDVAALYPSIGLGVLMRNEIDPGLAAAIARAYNNWLHDFCQADPKRLKGVAMISLHDVTEAVKEATRAVRDLGFVGVFARPEPLRDLPWHSRYYDTLWSCLEELGVPIGFHSAAALGELPQAGDRFGDNLLLRHVCAHPMENMLALVDVVGGGVLERHPKLKVAFLECYCGWLSFLLHRLDNAMAKGRFPTAGALKPSEYFKRQCWISTEHERELPMIIELLGDDRIVFSTDYPHGDSDFPHAVEEFLEIDGVTAESRRRILWDNCARLYGLDGK
- a CDS encoding ABC transporter substrate-binding protein, producing MRQTVKLLAAWLSLALFAPDGGLEGAEPLRVRVGYPSPSASFSPLFVAKEGGAFEKYGLAPELLYLQGVQITQVHVSGQVDFTVTGAPLPLRAAVEGADLVLVAGSIDKFIYKLIARPGIGAPAGLKGKTIGITTFGSLPDVAIRLVLRRWGMNPDSDVTLVQVGRMSDMVVALSAGKIDAGVISDPTSFQAEKIGMKRLLDMADVDVEFANVAVAVSRSYAKARREMVLRFLKAYIEGTRLFMTDRELAVRALRKYTGAADREILEKTYDLFASKYIKKVPVLSVRSVENTLAMIADRSPKARGRRAAEFIDASFIAELEASGFIRSVWP